One segment of Pseudoalteromonas rubra DNA contains the following:
- a CDS encoding S8 family serine peptidase yields the protein MNIKKQPLACLIASLLSVSAFATTDRDYQHRWLDPNGDPMLALQWNLLNSGVLANTQSGIDLNLWQTHIWGHKGQDILVAVVDSGVDMEHADLDANTIDDPLIDPQLNLGADHGTMVAGIIAAVQNNIGVRGVAPMAKVTAFTNYGGTFESHEQWKISHGYDGDLTDNSTSDQIRIFNKSYGMSPSVSLPYTFSKTVQDSQGKDILMFSQPEQEKIYEAVSLSTEQDPRTAVYVQAAGNSYRDSRVHYFTDTGLGFLGYSFPVGGNYGLPWTNGNSLYTPANFWNLTVSALSADGVLSDYSTVGSNVFLTAPGGLDRGTPGHATTRISCAWYLENIDANFACNGEDDFTVRMNGTSSAAPNTSGAIALLLSAAQQQSHDLTPRDIRHLLARTATKVDLTRADIDVNGITAFEGWSTNAAGHLFSPYYGFGLIDVDKATELVRRYAIEQLPSELVKTPWYGLNDVVNATIADDASQTTTASINITDDLFIEGVQIRLNARHARISDLKVELESPSGTHSILMSPFNNLIGQHLGLPEQSPGSQDGYTDHLMLSYKFWDEKANAGNGQWTLHITDMSDETRTFGLFDFVNGGQLREVENNPEAGVLQGWSIRILGHKTKVTKKKTL from the coding sequence ATGAACATAAAGAAACAGCCTCTTGCTTGTCTTATAGCTTCACTGCTCAGTGTAAGTGCTTTCGCAACAACCGATCGTGACTATCAACACCGTTGGCTTGATCCAAATGGTGATCCTATGCTCGCATTACAGTGGAACTTATTGAATTCGGGCGTATTGGCAAATACTCAATCAGGAATTGATCTGAACTTATGGCAGACGCACATCTGGGGTCATAAAGGACAGGATATTCTCGTTGCAGTCGTGGACTCTGGCGTGGACATGGAACACGCAGACTTAGATGCCAATACGATTGACGATCCTTTAATTGATCCACAGCTCAATTTGGGCGCCGATCATGGCACTATGGTGGCCGGAATAATTGCAGCGGTTCAAAACAACATCGGTGTGCGTGGGGTCGCGCCAATGGCGAAGGTCACGGCATTTACCAATTATGGCGGAACCTTTGAAAGTCATGAACAGTGGAAAATAAGCCATGGCTATGATGGTGACCTTACGGATAATTCAACTTCAGATCAGATCCGCATTTTTAATAAAAGTTATGGTATGAGCCCGTCAGTGAGCCTGCCTTATACCTTTTCAAAAACCGTTCAGGATAGCCAGGGTAAAGATATCCTGATGTTCAGCCAACCCGAGCAGGAAAAGATTTATGAAGCGGTTTCTCTGTCTACTGAACAGGATCCTCGCACCGCAGTCTATGTACAGGCAGCCGGAAATTCATATCGCGATTCTCGCGTTCACTATTTTACAGACACTGGACTAGGCTTTTTAGGTTATAGTTTTCCGGTTGGTGGCAATTATGGTTTGCCCTGGACAAACGGCAACTCACTTTATACTCCAGCGAACTTCTGGAACCTGACCGTTAGTGCGTTGAGTGCTGATGGTGTGTTGTCAGACTATTCGACGGTTGGAAGTAATGTGTTTCTGACCGCCCCTGGTGGACTGGACAGAGGCACCCCAGGTCATGCGACAACGCGTATTTCATGTGCCTGGTATCTGGAAAACATTGATGCAAATTTCGCTTGTAATGGCGAGGATGATTTTACTGTACGGATGAATGGTACGTCGTCAGCGGCACCGAATACGTCGGGCGCTATTGCGTTACTACTTTCTGCTGCGCAGCAACAGAGCCACGATCTGACACCGCGCGACATTCGTCATCTCCTGGCACGCACAGCGACAAAAGTGGATCTGACACGCGCCGACATCGATGTGAATGGTATTACAGCATTTGAAGGGTGGAGCACTAACGCAGCAGGGCATCTATTTTCGCCTTACTATGGTTTTGGCTTGATCGATGTAGACAAAGCGACTGAGCTGGTGCGCCGTTATGCAATCGAACAACTCCCATCTGAGTTGGTTAAGACGCCCTGGTATGGGCTGAATGACGTTGTGAACGCAACCATTGCGGATGATGCCAGCCAGACGACAACAGCAAGCATTAATATAACCGATGACTTGTTTATTGAAGGCGTTCAGATCCGACTCAATGCACGACATGCACGTATTTCAGATTTGAAAGTAGAGCTGGAATCACCGAGTGGTACCCACAGTATCCTGATGTCACCCTTTAATAACTTGATAGGGCAGCATTTAGGCTTGCCAGAACAGTCACCCGGTAGTCAGGATGGCTATACAGATCACCTGATGCTCAGTTACAAGTTTTGGGATGAGAAAGCCAATGCAGGCAATGGCCAGTGGACATTACACATCACAGATATGAGTGATGAAACCCGGACTTTTGGGCTCTTCGATTTCGTCAATGGGGGTCAACTTCGTGAGGTAGAGAACAATCCTGAGGCTGGTGTGTTACAGGGCTGGTCTATCCGTATTCTGGGTCATAAAACGAAAGTAACGAAGAAAAAAACGCTGTAA
- the edd gene encoding phosphogluconate dehydratase encodes MLHPRIHEVTQRVITRSQQSRHAYLERIEQAKKQTRVRAGLGCGNLAHVMAACSSSDKARLKADEQPNLAIINAYNDMLSAHVPYKEYPDQIKAIAEKYDATAQVAGGVPAMCDGVTQGRDGMELSLFSRDVIAMSTAVALSHDVFDGVFCLGVCDKIVPGLLIGALSFGHLPIYFLPAGPMQSGIPNKEKARVRQKFAQGLVSREELLEAESASYHSAGTCTFYGTANSNQMLMEIMGLHLPGSSFINPYTELREGLTASAVETMLKQLQGDGKVNSLADVVSEKTVINGLVGLLATGGSTNHAIHLVAMAKAAGVDITWKDMADLSEVVPLLTRIYPNGSADVNHFQAAGGMGFLMRELRDAGYLHNDVKTIVGEGLDAYTKEPVLDVDPSLIMTDSKGPAKVKWIDCPADSLDEEVLRPVSNPFNNQGGLQLLSGNLGKSVIKVSAVAEQHQVVSAPAKVFSSQAALQEAYTRGELNQDFIAVIKEQGPKAKGMPELHKLTPVMASLQDEGFKVAIVTDGRMSGASGKVPAAIHLAPEAVEGGPIAKVREGDLITLDAPKGELLLHVSDEELAQREIELTEVGPTFGTGRELFSGFRNIVSSADLGASAFGIEE; translated from the coding sequence ATGTTGCATCCTCGAATTCATGAAGTCACTCAACGCGTTATCACTCGCAGTCAGCAATCTCGTCATGCCTATCTTGAGCGTATCGAACAAGCAAAAAAACAAACTCGAGTCAGAGCCGGACTAGGCTGTGGTAACCTGGCACACGTGATGGCGGCCTGTTCGAGCAGTGACAAAGCCAGATTAAAAGCCGATGAGCAGCCAAACCTGGCCATCATCAATGCCTACAATGATATGTTGTCTGCCCACGTACCATACAAAGAATATCCGGATCAAATCAAAGCGATTGCAGAAAAATACGATGCGACTGCGCAGGTTGCGGGTGGTGTACCCGCAATGTGTGACGGTGTAACGCAGGGTCGCGACGGCATGGAACTGTCTTTATTCTCACGTGACGTCATTGCGATGTCGACAGCAGTTGCACTCTCACACGATGTGTTTGATGGTGTGTTCTGTCTAGGTGTGTGTGACAAAATCGTTCCGGGACTGTTGATTGGCGCACTATCATTTGGTCATCTTCCCATTTATTTCCTGCCAGCAGGTCCGATGCAGTCGGGTATTCCAAACAAAGAAAAGGCGCGAGTCAGACAAAAGTTTGCACAAGGCCTGGTGAGCCGGGAAGAATTGTTGGAAGCGGAAAGCGCGTCTTACCATAGTGCCGGTACCTGTACTTTCTACGGTACCGCTAACTCAAACCAAATGCTGATGGAAATCATGGGTTTGCATTTGCCGGGCAGCTCATTCATTAACCCTTACACTGAACTGCGTGAAGGGCTTACAGCCAGCGCGGTAGAAACCATGCTGAAGCAGCTTCAGGGTGATGGCAAAGTCAATAGCCTCGCGGATGTGGTCAGCGAGAAAACAGTGATTAACGGCTTAGTTGGCCTGCTAGCGACGGGTGGTTCGACTAACCACGCGATTCACTTGGTTGCGATGGCTAAAGCGGCTGGCGTTGACATTACCTGGAAAGACATGGCTGATTTATCGGAAGTCGTACCGTTATTGACACGTATTTATCCAAATGGTTCTGCGGATGTGAATCACTTCCAGGCTGCCGGCGGTATGGGATTCCTGATGCGTGAGTTACGTGATGCGGGCTACCTACACAATGACGTGAAAACCATTGTTGGTGAAGGTTTAGATGCGTACACCAAAGAACCTGTACTGGATGTGGATCCTTCACTCATCATGACGGACAGCAAGGGTCCGGCAAAAGTGAAGTGGATTGATTGCCCTGCAGATTCTTTGGACGAAGAGGTACTCAGACCTGTTTCTAATCCATTCAACAATCAAGGTGGCTTACAGCTACTGAGTGGAAACCTAGGTAAATCAGTGATTAAAGTGTCGGCCGTTGCAGAGCAACATCAAGTGGTGTCGGCACCTGCCAAGGTATTTAGTTCACAAGCCGCATTGCAAGAAGCTTATACGCGAGGCGAACTTAATCAGGACTTTATTGCGGTTATCAAAGAGCAAGGTCCTAAGGCAAAAGGGATGCCGGAATTACACAAATTGACGCCGGTCATGGCGAGCTTGCAGGATGAAGGCTTTAAGGTTGCCATTGTGACAGATGGCCGTATGTCAGGTGCGTCCGGTAAAGTGCCTGCGGCTATTCACTTGGCTCCAGAAGCCGTTGAAGGCGGGCCAATTGCCAAAGTACGAGAAGGTGATTTGATCACATTAGATGCACCAAAAGGTGAGCTGTTACTGCATGTTAGTGACGAAGAGCTTGCACAGCGTGAGATTGAACTAACGGAAGTTGGTCCAACATTTGGTACGGGTCGCGAGTTATTTAGCGGCTTCAGAAATATTGTCAGCAGCGCCGATTTAGGTGCGAGTGCATTCGGCATAGAAGAATAA
- a CDS encoding TonB-dependent receptor: MSTTARNLTPIATAMALAMAGLSSAPVLAEEAQAEKSKIEAITVTATKRSQVIYEVPIAMSAFSGDDLDAQGISDITDVGKFVPNLNITGFSAGHNSSANPFIRGIGLQDHLITTDPGVSVYVDGVYLGRQVGQNWNLANIERIEVLRGPQGTLYGRNSIGGAINIITKQPDQQAVTKVSAETGTRGRIKASMFTNQAVTDELAFNFNMGFNRRGGLGEFTNLPNAEYDVGENQEFHGRVSVKYTPTDDLRLVLTADANDGEGGTRPFTVLIDEMPEGRLYKAGLRNSMVAADPYDNATSSIETATVSNKANGISLTAEYDINADFGTKFIFSKRSSEYKAGLDDDGTAIALDHYPERGKADQTSVELQLTGYLGRADFVTGLYWFNEEGSNRQSSDEASFDGGPTKLELDQETTSRAVFFNLGYDLTDDLRLTGGVRYTEDEKEASTNVFDPVGTISSSKDWDEISWEAAANYTFENGLNWYGTVQTGYQSGQYPARPYFLIGQFFGEGGFDNPNAAAAVRANNAFMASENISAINYETGFKGQLTDDFSMSVAFFNTEYEDLPYQVNVVTDSGFDTNNLIVEQTSRGIEFESTYYVTDRFTLHSSFGFMDVDVEEQNGIKPVAPLTPEWTASISPSYEFELSNNATVNTRFDISYRDSMYGEPSSDPRRMTQIDDRTTVNFDISYAPANTNWDISLYGRNIFDERYDDARLNTGDYILVIKSNDASEFGVRYRATF; this comes from the coding sequence ATGAGCACCACAGCACGCAATCTTACTCCGATCGCAACCGCCATGGCACTGGCAATGGCCGGCTTATCTTCTGCCCCAGTTCTTGCAGAAGAAGCACAAGCTGAGAAATCAAAAATCGAAGCCATCACAGTAACCGCGACCAAACGTTCACAGGTTATCTATGAAGTACCGATCGCTATGAGTGCATTCTCAGGAGATGATCTGGATGCGCAAGGTATCTCTGACATCACTGATGTGGGCAAATTTGTTCCAAACCTGAATATTACAGGATTTTCTGCAGGTCATAACTCATCTGCAAACCCATTTATTCGTGGTATCGGCTTGCAAGACCACCTGATCACCACAGATCCAGGCGTCAGCGTCTATGTAGATGGTGTTTACTTGGGTCGCCAGGTAGGTCAAAACTGGAACCTGGCTAACATCGAGCGCATTGAAGTACTGCGTGGCCCTCAGGGTACCTTATATGGCCGTAACTCAATTGGTGGTGCCATTAACATCATCACTAAGCAGCCAGACCAGCAAGCAGTTACTAAGGTCAGCGCAGAAACAGGCACTCGTGGCCGTATTAAAGCAAGCATGTTCACTAACCAGGCTGTGACTGATGAACTGGCGTTCAACTTTAATATGGGCTTTAACCGCCGCGGTGGACTGGGTGAATTTACTAACCTGCCAAATGCTGAATACGATGTGGGTGAGAACCAGGAGTTCCATGGTCGTGTATCCGTTAAATACACACCTACCGATGATCTGCGTTTAGTTCTTACTGCTGACGCCAATGACGGTGAAGGTGGTACACGTCCATTTACTGTTTTAATTGATGAAATGCCGGAAGGCCGTTTATATAAAGCAGGCCTGCGCAACTCTATGGTCGCTGCCGACCCGTATGACAATGCAACCAGCAGCATAGAGACAGCGACCGTTTCAAACAAAGCAAACGGTATCTCATTAACTGCCGAATACGACATCAATGCCGATTTTGGCACTAAGTTCATCTTCAGTAAGCGCTCTTCTGAGTATAAAGCGGGCCTGGATGACGATGGTACAGCTATCGCGCTCGATCACTATCCAGAACGTGGTAAAGCAGATCAGACTTCTGTGGAACTTCAACTAACTGGCTACCTGGGCCGCGCGGATTTCGTAACTGGCCTGTACTGGTTTAACGAAGAGGGCAGCAACCGCCAGAGTTCAGATGAAGCAAGCTTTGACGGTGGTCCAACTAAACTCGAGTTGGATCAGGAAACCACCAGCCGCGCCGTATTTTTCAACCTGGGATATGACCTGACAGATGATCTGCGTCTGACCGGTGGTGTACGTTACACAGAAGATGAGAAAGAAGCATCAACTAACGTGTTTGACCCTGTCGGCACCATTTCTTCGAGCAAAGACTGGGATGAGATTTCATGGGAAGCCGCTGCTAACTATACCTTTGAAAATGGTCTTAACTGGTACGGTACGGTTCAAACGGGTTATCAGTCTGGTCAGTACCCTGCTCGTCCGTATTTCCTGATCGGTCAGTTCTTCGGCGAAGGCGGCTTTGACAACCCAAATGCCGCGGCCGCTGTACGTGCTAATAATGCTTTCATGGCAAGTGAAAACATCAGTGCTATCAACTATGAAACCGGCTTTAAAGGTCAATTGACTGACGACTTCAGCATGAGTGTGGCGTTTTTCAATACAGAATATGAAGACCTGCCTTACCAGGTGAATGTAGTAACGGACTCAGGATTCGACACAAACAACCTGATTGTTGAGCAAACTTCACGCGGTATCGAATTTGAAAGCACCTACTATGTCACAGACCGCTTTACCTTGCATTCAAGCTTCGGCTTCATGGATGTGGATGTGGAAGAGCAAAACGGCATTAAGCCGGTTGCCCCGCTCACGCCTGAGTGGACCGCTTCTATCAGCCCGTCTTATGAATTTGAACTGAGCAACAATGCAACCGTCAACACGCGTTTCGATATCTCATACCGCGACAGCATGTATGGTGAGCCAAGCTCAGATCCGCGTCGCATGACACAAATCGATGACCGTACCACAGTCAACTTTGATATCTCTTACGCACCAGCCAACACCAACTGGGATATTTCTTTGTATGGTCGTAACATCTTTGATGAGCGTTATGATGATGCACGCCTGAATACGGGAGACTATATCCTGGTGATCAAGAGCAATGATGCCAGCGAGTTTGGTGTTCGCTACCGCGCGACATTCTAA
- a CDS encoding bifunctional 4-hydroxy-2-oxoglutarate aldolase/2-dehydro-3-deoxy-phosphogluconate aldolase — MSIKEILSAAPVVPVIVIDDLEDAVPLAQALYRGGLRALEVTLRTPVAAQAVKAMKEAVPEAYVGTGTVVDKASFDASVEAGADFMVSPGVSSELLALAKESDIPFLPGAATPSEAMELAAQGFKFLKFFPAEAAGGTAMLKSIGGPLPQVTFCPTGGISLATAPSYLALNNVICVGGTWMLDKTLIANKDWQAIEALARQASEVN; from the coding sequence ATGAGCATTAAAGAAATATTATCAGCGGCACCGGTAGTACCCGTTATTGTTATTGATGATTTAGAAGATGCAGTGCCATTAGCACAGGCATTATATCGCGGTGGTCTTCGCGCATTGGAGGTGACATTGCGTACGCCAGTTGCTGCACAAGCAGTAAAGGCGATGAAAGAAGCGGTACCTGAGGCTTATGTAGGCACAGGTACTGTGGTTGACAAAGCGTCATTCGACGCTTCTGTTGAGGCTGGCGCCGACTTCATGGTGAGCCCGGGTGTCAGCTCAGAATTGCTGGCGCTGGCAAAAGAATCTGATATTCCGTTTCTGCCTGGTGCGGCGACACCGAGCGAAGCGATGGAACTGGCTGCGCAGGGCTTTAAGTTTCTTAAGTTTTTTCCGGCAGAAGCCGCAGGTGGTACGGCGATGCTGAAATCAATCGGTGGTCCTTTACCTCAGGTGACGTTTTGCCCAACAGGTGGGATCAGCTTAGCAACAGCACCCAGCTACCTGGCACTGAATAATGTGATATGTGTAGGTGGGACCTGGATGCTCGATAAAACACTTATCGCAAACAAAGACTGGCAAGCCATCGAAGCGCTTGCTCGACAAGCAAGTGAAGTAAACTAA
- the gap gene encoding type I glyceraldehyde-3-phosphate dehydrogenase → MINIAINGYGRIGRNVLRALYESGQNDQIKIVAINDLAPAQTNAHLTQFDSVHGRFNFPVELKDNTLIVGEDEITLTQERDPEQLPWRDLNVDIVLECTGLFTSRETAGKHITAGAKKVIVSAPGTDMDATVVHGVNSEVINADSTIISNASCTTNCLAPVAKALNDTIGIEQGSMTTIHAYTNDQNLCDVYHKDLYRARSATQSMIPTKTGAAKAVGLVLPELAGKLDGMAVRVPTVNVSVVDLTFIAKRETSAAEVNEILQGAAEGAMAGILEYNTLPLVSVDFNHNPASSVFDATQTKVDGKLVKVMAWYDNEWGFSNRMLDQAKALASFL, encoded by the coding sequence ATGATTAATATTGCAATTAATGGCTATGGCCGTATCGGTAGAAATGTACTGAGAGCACTTTACGAATCAGGTCAAAATGACCAGATCAAGATTGTCGCGATCAATGATCTGGCACCAGCACAAACTAACGCACACCTGACTCAGTTTGACTCTGTACATGGACGCTTTAACTTCCCCGTTGAATTAAAAGACAACACGCTGATTGTAGGTGAAGATGAGATCACACTGACTCAGGAGCGCGACCCTGAGCAATTACCGTGGCGCGATCTGAATGTTGACATCGTCCTTGAATGTACTGGTTTGTTTACTTCGCGTGAAACAGCGGGTAAGCACATCACTGCGGGTGCAAAGAAAGTTATTGTGTCTGCGCCTGGCACGGATATGGATGCCACAGTGGTACACGGTGTGAACAGCGAAGTAATAAACGCAGATAGCACTATTATTTCAAACGCGTCATGTACAACTAACTGCCTGGCGCCAGTGGCCAAAGCGTTGAACGATACCATAGGTATTGAGCAGGGCAGCATGACCACCATTCATGCTTATACCAATGACCAGAACCTGTGTGATGTATACCACAAAGATCTGTACCGTGCGCGTAGCGCCACACAGTCTATGATCCCGACTAAAACTGGTGCCGCTAAAGCGGTCGGTCTGGTGCTACCTGAGCTGGCGGGTAAACTGGATGGCATGGCAGTACGAGTGCCTACGGTTAATGTCTCTGTGGTTGACCTGACCTTTATCGCTAAACGTGAAACATCCGCTGCGGAAGTTAATGAGATCCTTCAGGGGGCTGCAGAAGGTGCAATGGCAGGCATCTTAGAGTATAACACTTTGCCGCTGGTATCTGTGGACTTCAATCATAACCCGGCTTCTTCTGTCTTTGATGCGACTCAGACTAAAGTGGATGGAAAACTGGTTAAAGTGATGGCCTGGTATGACAACGAGTGGGGCTTCTCAAATCGTATGCTGGACCAGGCAAAAGCATTGGCTTCGTTCCTATAA
- a CDS encoding YfcC family protein, translating to MKEGFKVPHTLILLLSMMLVAYIATWLVPQGFFDTVTLDNGRQAVVPGTYALAEAQTHLTPMDFLVAIPRAFAAAQDVIFFVFIVGGVLSIARATGTIDALIGRLLERFGHKPNILIFMVVFCFALASGVIGTAGEYIPFVLILVGLCKAMRLDAMTAVGMVVAGYGIGYGVSAFNPFTVMVAQKVADIPVYSGIELRLAIFLPFVLIGFHHVWSYAKKVQANPELSLTKGLPCPLAGSAEANYPVLNKRHQMILFGLVATIITAVWGISQKGWYLYELGAVFISWGIFTTLVGQIGADRAANEFIEGVKDLATTAILIGVARGIALIMEDGQILHTLVYAMSSPLSHLGAELAAVGMFIMQTLLNLFIPSGSGQAYVTMPLMAPVGDIIGVYRQVAVLAYQFGDGFSNMIIPTNAVLMGIIGMAGVPYHLWFRFCLPLFGKLMLAASVVLVLAVTFGYGEDVQPKVNATTQVHS from the coding sequence ATGAAAGAAGGGTTTAAAGTACCTCATACGCTCATCCTGCTGTTGTCTATGATGCTGGTGGCATATATTGCGACCTGGCTGGTTCCGCAAGGTTTCTTCGACACCGTCACGCTCGATAATGGCCGTCAGGCTGTCGTGCCCGGCACTTATGCACTGGCTGAAGCACAAACTCATTTAACACCGATGGATTTCCTGGTTGCTATTCCGCGTGCATTTGCGGCTGCACAAGACGTTATTTTCTTTGTTTTCATTGTTGGTGGTGTTCTGTCAATTGCACGTGCAACGGGCACCATTGATGCTTTGATTGGCCGCTTGCTCGAGCGGTTTGGTCATAAGCCAAATATTCTGATTTTTATGGTGGTGTTTTGTTTTGCACTGGCATCCGGTGTGATTGGTACTGCGGGCGAATATATTCCCTTTGTTCTAATTCTGGTGGGACTGTGTAAAGCTATGCGGCTGGATGCGATGACCGCCGTGGGTATGGTTGTGGCAGGGTATGGGATTGGCTATGGTGTATCAGCCTTTAACCCCTTTACAGTGATGGTGGCGCAAAAGGTTGCTGACATTCCGGTTTATTCAGGTATTGAGCTACGTCTGGCGATTTTCCTGCCGTTTGTTTTAATTGGCTTTCATCATGTATGGAGCTACGCCAAAAAAGTACAGGCAAATCCTGAGCTATCCCTGACGAAAGGCTTGCCTTGCCCGCTAGCAGGCTCAGCGGAAGCAAATTACCCGGTTCTTAATAAGCGCCATCAAATGATCCTGTTCGGCCTCGTTGCCACCATCATCACGGCAGTCTGGGGTATTTCCCAAAAGGGCTGGTATTTGTATGAACTCGGCGCGGTGTTTATCTCCTGGGGTATTTTCACTACGTTAGTGGGCCAGATCGGTGCTGATCGTGCTGCAAATGAGTTTATCGAAGGGGTGAAAGACCTGGCAACCACAGCTATTCTGATTGGTGTTGCAAGGGGCATTGCGTTAATTATGGAAGATGGCCAGATCTTGCACACTTTGGTTTATGCGATGTCATCGCCGCTTTCACATTTAGGTGCTGAGCTGGCTGCAGTTGGCATGTTTATTATGCAAACCTTGTTGAACTTGTTTATTCCTTCGGGCAGTGGTCAGGCGTATGTAACTATGCCGCTTATGGCACCGGTTGGTGACATCATTGGTGTGTATCGTCAGGTTGCGGTGCTTGCATACCAGTTTGGTGATGGTTTCTCTAATATGATCATTCCGACCAACGCAGTACTGATGGGTATCATCGGAATGGCCGGTGTACCTTATCATTTATGGTTCCGATTCTGTCTGCCGTTATTCGGCAAGTTGATGCTGGCTGCGTCGGTGGTATTGGTGCTTGCGGTTACTTTTGGTTATGGTGAAGATGTACAGCCAAAAGTGAATGCAACGACACAGGTTCACTCGTAA